DNA sequence from the Acidobacteriota bacterium genome:
CTACGCGGTCTACCTCAACGCCTTCGTCCCCGTGGTCGGCCGACTGATCTCGGGGAGCCGGGAGGCGTACGACTGGCTCTCCTCCTCGATCCAGGCCTTTCCGGACCAGGAGGCCTTCCCCCGCCGCCTCGAGCGCGCCGGCTTCACCTCCGTCCGCGTCGAGGAGCTGACTTTCGGGATCGCGGCGCTGTACGTCGCGCGGAAGATCTAGCGGAAGATCCCGCCACGCGCGCCCGCGACGGCGCGGCCGCGCTCATCAGGGCCACCATCACCGCCTTCTGCGCGTGCAATCGGTTCTCGGCCTGGTCGAAGATGATGCTCGCCGCGGAGTCGGCGACCGAGTCGGTGACCTCCTCGCCGCGGTGCGCGGGGAGGCAGTGCATGAACTTCGCCTGCGACCCCGCCGCCTTCATCACGGCGTCGTTGATCTGGTAGGGCCTGAAGGCCCGCGCCTTCTCCTCGGCCTGCGACTCCTGCCCCATGCTGGCCCACACGTCGGTGTAGACGACGTGGGCCCCCTTCACCAGCTCCATCACGTCGTGGCCGAGCTCGAACGACGCGCCGGTCTTCCGGCTGTAGGCCACCGCCTCCGCGACGATCTGTGGATTGGGATCGAACCCCGGAGGGGTCGCGACCGACATCCTCGACCCGGTCCGCGACGCGGCGAGGAGGAGGGAGTTGCAGACGTTGTTGCCGTCGCCGACCCACGCCAGCTTGATCTTCGTGAGATCGCCGAAGTGCTCGCGGATCGTCTGGAAGTCCGCGAGGGCCTGCACCGGGTGGAAGTCGTCACTGAGTCCGTTGATGACGGGGACGCGCGCGTAGCGCGCGAGGTCCTCGACGATCTTCTGAGCGAAGACGCGGGCCATGATCCCGTCCACCCACCGGTCGAGGTTGCGCGCGACGTCGGGGACCGACTCGCGCGTGCCCAATCCCGCGTCGCCGGGGGAGATGTAGATCGCGTGGCCGCCGAGCTGGGTCATCCCCGTCTCGAAGGTCACGCGCGTCCTCAGGCTCGGCTTCTGGAAGAGCATCGCGAGCGTCTTCCCCGCGAGCGCGGCGCCGTACTTCTTCGGGTTCTTCTTGATCGCGACGCCCAGGTCGAGGAGCTCCGTCACGTCCTCGGCCGTCAGATCGCGATCGCTGAGCAGGTCGCCCCCCTTCAGGATCATCGTCGTCTCCTCTCGTCGGTTGCCGTTCCGGATCTCAGCTCTTCTTCAGTGGCGGCGCGGTGATCCACGTCCCCGCCTTCCTCGACAGCGCCCGGAGCGATCGCGGCAGCGACGTGATGACGACGGGATTCCGCGTCGCCGACACGAACTCGATCGCCGCCTCGATCTTCGGGCCCATGCTCCCGGGCGGGAACTGGCCGTAGCGGAGCCAGCGCCCCGCCTCGCGGATCGTCATCCCCGGGATCACGGTCTCGTTCTTCTTCCCGTAGTTCAGCCTCACGGCGTCCACGTCGGTGAGGATCACGAGGAGATCGGCGGCGAGCTCGGTCGCGATCAGCGCCGCGGTGAAGTCCTTGTCGATCACCGCCTCGATCCCCCGGAGCTTCCCCGACGCGTCCTCCACGACGGGCACTCCCCCGCCTCCCCCCGCGATCACGACGTCGCCGTCGGCCAGCGCCGCGCGGATCACCTTCATGCCGAGAACCTTGAGCGGCCGCGGGGAGGGAACCACCTTGCGGTAACCCCTTCCCGCGTCCTCCACCATCCGCCACTTCTTCGTCTTGATGAGAAACGAGGCCCGGTACGGCGTGTAGAAGGGACCCACCGGCTTGCTCGGATGGCGGTTCGCGGGATCCTTCTGATCGACCACGACCTGCGTGAGGAGGCAGACCACCTCGCGGTGCAGCCCGGCGCGGGCGAGCTCGTTGCGGAGCGTTCGCTCCAGCAGGTAGCCGATACTCCCTTCGGTCTGCGCGACGCAGACGTCGACGGAGGAGGGGGGCACCTTGGTGATCGCCTCCTCGATCTGGATCAGGAGGTTCCCGACCTGGGGGCCGTTGCCGTGGACCAGGACGAGATCCCATCCGCGCTTGACGATGCGGACGAGGAGGCGCGCGAGGGATTCGGCGTGCGAGATCTGGCGGCGCTGGGAGCCGTCCTCGTCGTGGCGGACGAGCGCGTTCCCGCCGAACGCGAGGACGGCGGTCCTGCGGGGCCGCGGCCGCTGCGCGGGCGAAGCCATATCAGCCCAGGGAGGCGAGGACTTCGCGGAGGGAGGGGCGGCCCCTCTCCTCGAGCTCATACGTCACGCGCTGGGCGGGCTTCTTGAACGTGATGAGGCGCCTCAGGTCTATCGGCGTGCCGATCAGCACGAGGTCG
Encoded proteins:
- the argF gene encoding ornithine carbamoyltransferase, translating into MILKGGDLLSDRDLTAEDVTELLDLGVAIKKNPKKYGAALAGKTLAMLFQKPSLRTRVTFETGMTQLGGHAIYISPGDAGLGTRESVPDVARNLDRWVDGIMARVFAQKIVEDLARYARVPVINGLSDDFHPVQALADFQTIREHFGDLTKIKLAWVGDGNNVCNSLLLAASRTGSRMSVATPPGFDPNPQIVAEAVAYSRKTGASFELGHDVMELVKGAHVVYTDVWASMGQESQAEEKARAFRPYQINDAVMKAAGSQAKFMHCLPAHRGEEVTDSVADSAASIIFDQAENRLHAQKAVMVALMSAAAPSRARVAGSSARSSARRTAPRSRKSAPRRGRR
- a CDS encoding carbamate kinase, translating into MASPAQRPRPRRTAVLAFGGNALVRHDEDGSQRRQISHAESLARLLVRIVKRGWDLVLVHGNGPQVGNLLIQIEEAITKVPPSSVDVCVAQTEGSIGYLLERTLRNELARAGLHREVVCLLTQVVVDQKDPANRHPSKPVGPFYTPYRASFLIKTKKWRMVEDAGRGYRKVVPSPRPLKVLGMKVIRAALADGDVVIAGGGGGVPVVEDASGKLRGIEAVIDKDFTAALIATELAADLLVILTDVDAVRLNYGKKNETVIPGMTIREAGRWLRYGQFPPGSMGPKIEAAIEFVSATRNPVVITSLPRSLRALSRKAGTWITAPPLKKS